A genomic segment from Torulaspora globosa chromosome 3, complete sequence encodes:
- the APC9 gene encoding anaphase promoting complex subunit 9 (ancestral locus Anc_8.291): MPRGTEANGDTAGDEDSSNHSRSHFQLPSLPSWRTPKVEAGQYNHSGKNNYTTPLRRPSSLLVYHSHQNQNLHEDLEQPELKDGLLDILSARYSSETEYDYQPLSRKPLLAESKIRGFLQSERAAHCLIFHKEGHAEDTESYRPDIDWECGEVDPDQETGEAGPLLQSVPGCNEDELSLLLNRNFMSQRPNVRKYDEILSRKVNGLKRFWGDSDLTTTLSRKHIHEQYRHLTDEWTMISLTKLRLKSLHSESLRTPEDATFSQRPEDYNT; encoded by the coding sequence ATGCCTCGAGGTACCGAGGCCAATGGAGATACTGCAGGAGATGAGGACTCCAGCAATCATAGTCGATCACACTTCCAGTTGCCATCGCTGCCTTCTTGGAGGACACCTAAAGTTGAAGCCGGCCAATACAATCACAGCGGTAAAAACAATTACACAACTCCATTGAGGAGACCCAGCTCCCTTCTAGTGTACCATTCGCACCAGAACCAGAACTTGCATGAGGATCTCGAACAACCGGAATTGAAGGATGGCCTCTTGGATATCCTAAGCGCCAGGTATAGCAGCGAAACAGAATACGATTACCAGCCGTTGTCACGAAAGCCGTTGCTGGCAGAAAGCAAGATACGTGGATTTTTGCAATCTGAGAGGGCAGCCCATTGTCTGATCTTCCACAAGGAAGGACACGCTGAGGATACGGAGAGCTACAGGCCTGACATTGACTGGGAGTGCGGCGAGGTTGATCCAGACCAAGAAACTGGCGAAGCAGGCCCTCTGCTACAGAGCGTACCAGGCTGCAACGAGGACGAGTTGAGCCTCCTGCTCAACAGGAACTTCATGTCACAAAGGCCCAACGTGAGAAAGTACGACGAGATCCTCAGCAGGAAAGTCAATGGGTTGAAGCGTTTCTGGGGCGACTCAGACCTCACTACTACATTAAGCCGCAAGCATATCCATGAACAATACCGTCATTTGACCGACGAATGGACGATGATTAGCCTGACAAAACTGCGGCTTAAAAGCCTTCACAGCGAGTCACTGAGAACTCCGGAGGACGCTACTTTCAGCCAGAGGCCAGAGGACTACAATACGTAG
- the CDC45 gene encoding DNA replication initiation factor CDC45 (ancestral locus Anc_8.292) encodes MYYNVRHIAEPYENILRDSSNHSTCQLVIFVSCLSVDALCATKMLSQLLKKQLVQLQIVPVFGYSDLKGHYAKLDDNVNSVILVGCGGGIDIEQFFEIEPDEHVIETEQGSKKFKRRLYVFDTHRPWNLDNLFGSDMVNCLDDGTVEEELEEERKAYFRLLELDDEQDAESDEGEEPENVEEDEDEDVNDTEKDEDDDEEELVNRKRRAPDNDKTNEKQSRKQRRQEIRDLERVIEGPLLSTPFHCKYTRFYLLWVNAICIIYGLRSWGQIRWTLHIHNCTIDYIRYCRTR; translated from the coding sequence ATGTATTACAACGTTCGACACATTGCTGAGCCCTACGAAAATATACTGCGAGACTCATCGAACCATTCGACATGTCAATTGGTGATCTTCGTTTCATGTCTTAGCGTCGATGCACTATGTGCAACGAAGATGCTTTCGCagttgctgaagaaacagctggTTCAGCTGCAGATTGTGCCTGTTTTTGGATACTCGGACTTGAAAGGTCACTACGCCAAGCTGGATGACAATGTTAATAGTGTAATACTTGTTGGATGCGGGGGTGGCATAGATATCGAACAGTTTTTCGAAATCGAGCCAGATGAACATGTTATAGAGACTGAGCAGGGCTCCAAGAAGTTTAAGAGGCGATTGTACGTCTTTGATACACACAGACCTTGGAATCTGGACAACTTGTTTGGATCGGATATGGTGAATTGTCTAGATGATGGAactgtcgaagaagagctaGAGGAAGAGAGAAAGGCATATTTTAGGCTACTTGAACTGGACGATGAACAAGACGCAGAAAGCGACGAGGGGGAAGAGCCTGAGAAcgtcgaagaagacgaggacgaggatgtTAATGACACAGAAAaggacgaagatgacgatgaagaggagcTTGTTAATAGAAAGAGACGAGCTCCCGATAATGATAAAACTAATGAGAAACAGAGCAGAAAGCAGCGCAGGCAGGAAATTCGcgatcttgaaagagttATTGAGGGACCTCTGTTGTCAACTCCCTTTCATTGCAAGTATACTCGCTTTTATCTGCTGTGGGTGAATGCAATCTGCATTATCTATGGCTTGCGATCCTGGGGGCAAATTCGTTGGACACTTCACATCCACAACTGTACAATAGACTATATTCGGTACTGCAGGACGAGGTGA